From one Thermodesulfovibrionales bacterium genomic stretch:
- a CDS encoding AAA family ATPase: MAYVIAFAGKGGTGKTSTAALTVKYLLKNRRGPVLAVDADSNSCLNEALGIKVHATIGKLREESLAAIRGGGERPGGMSMEQLFDYQVQQSVIEAKGFDLMVMGRPEGPGCYCAANNTIRKYTDKLSETYPYVVIDNEAGMEHLSRRTTHKVDLLIIVSDPTVKGIQTAKRIYDLVDELRLEIDKRVLFINRVTGHEGEELSRMAENLGIHVAGLVPQDKLVFTYDLEGRPVMNLPEDAKSVRAVFSIFNSLQIP, from the coding sequence ATGGCGTACGTAATTGCCTTCGCAGGAAAGGGTGGGACGGGCAAGACAAGCACCGCAGCCCTTACCGTCAAATATCTCCTGAAGAACCGGAGAGGTCCGGTTCTGGCCGTTGATGCCGACAGCAACTCATGCCTCAACGAGGCCCTCGGCATCAAGGTGCACGCTACAATCGGAAAACTCCGTGAGGAGTCTCTTGCAGCCATCCGGGGCGGAGGGGAGCGGCCCGGCGGCATGAGTATGGAGCAGCTTTTCGATTACCAGGTCCAACAATCAGTCATAGAGGCAAAGGGATTCGATCTCATGGTCATGGGAAGACCGGAAGGTCCCGGCTGCTACTGTGCTGCCAACAATACGATCAGAAAGTATACCGATAAACTCTCCGAGACCTATCCCTACGTGGTCATCGATAATGAAGCCGGCATGGAGCATCTCAGCAGGAGGACAACGCACAAGGTCGATCTCCTGATCATTGTGAGCGACCCAACGGTGAAGGGGATACAGACTGCCAAGCGTATCTATGACCTCGTAGACGAACTCCGGCTCGAGATTGACAAGAGGGTCCTTTTCATAAACAGGGTGACCGGACATGAAGGGGAAGAACTGAGTAGAATGGCCGAGAACCTTGGAATCCATGTTGCCGGCCTAGTGCCGCAGGATAAACTCGTCTTCACTTATGATCTTGAGGGCAGGCCTGTGATGAACCTGCCCGAAGATGCGAAATCAGTAAGAGCCGTATTCAGCATATTCAATTCATTACAGATCCCGTAG